CTGGTCGCGCGGCTCGGGGTCCGCCTCGATCCAGGACTCGACCTGCGCCAGGAAGGACGCGTGGCCCTGCCCGGCCTCGTAGCCGGGGTCGTCCACGTCGAGGAAGTCCTGTGGGTTCGTCATGTCACACCAGCTTCGCGATCTCGGCGAGCAGGGAGCTGATCCGGGGGCCGGCCGCCTGGCCGGCCTCGATGACCTCGCCGTGCGAGAGCGGCGTGGGGCTGATGCCCGCAGCGAGGTTCGTGACCAACGAGATGCCCAGCACCTCGAGGCCCGCGTGGCGGGCTGCGATGGCCTCGAGCGTGGTCGACATGCCCACCAGGTCCGCCCCCAGGACGCCCGCCATGCGCACCTCGGCCGGGGTCTCGTAGTGCGGTCCGGGGAACTGGGCGTACACGCCCTCGCCGAGCGAGCCGTCGACCGACCGGGCCAGGTCCCGCAGGCGCGGGGAGTACAGGTCCGTGAGGTCGACGAACGTCGCGCCCTCCAGGGGCGAGGTGGCGGTGAGGTTGAGGTGGTCGCGGATGAGCACCGGGGTGCCCGGGCCGTGGTCGAGGTTCAGGCCGCCGCAGCCGTTGGTGAGGATCACGGTCTGCGCGCCGGTCGCCGCCGCGGTCCGCACGCCGTGCACGACGTGGCGCACGCCCTTGCCCTCGTACAGGTGGGTGCGCGAGCCGAGCACGAG
This region of Oerskovia jenensis genomic DNA includes:
- a CDS encoding purine-nucleoside phosphorylase encodes the protein MTTTLSLDDPTTDPFLVARAAADHIAEATGIEGHDVALVLGSGWGGAAELLGDVVAEIPTNEIPGFSKPAVAGHVATTRSIRIERADGSVRHALVLGSRTHLYEGKGVRHVVHGVRTAAATGAQTVILTNGCGGLNLDHGPGTPVLIRDHLNLTATSPLEGATFVDLTDLYSPRLRDLARSVDGSLGEGVYAQFPGPHYETPAEVRMAGVLGADLVGMSTTLEAIAARHAGLEVLGISLVTNLAAGISPTPLSHGEVIEAGQAAGPRISSLLAEIAKLV